A segment of the Coffea arabica cultivar ET-39 chromosome 8c, Coffea Arabica ET-39 HiFi, whole genome shotgun sequence genome:
ACGGAAGTAATCAGGGCAGGTGGGTTGCATTGCTGCATCTGGGTCTGGGTCTAGGTCTGAATCTAAATTTTCGTCTGATTTTGAAAACTTTAGTGGATAGTAGCTTGTGGGGCAAGTAATTTGTACAGTACTGTTAGTGTGTGAGCAAGTCATCGGGATTTCAATGGGATTCCTCTTGGGATTTTTCCAAGGATCACGAAGAAGAGGGTATTTAGGAAATGTGATGCCAGCGAATATTGATTTTGGCGAGTAATTTCCTGGAAAATTTGACTGAAATGTATGTTCAGATTACGAGATGCAAAACATTAGAAgtcaaaggaaaaaacaaagaatAGTAATTAGCAGCGATTTTTATGACTTACAAATGTATATCAGTAAAGTGAAGTATTATCAGTTTATATTTATGCATGGGATGTTCGTATTTTTTAAGGTGACTTGAGTATTATTTGGAGATTCACGGACAGCTATCATATGAAAACTTCTTATTAATTTGATGGAACTGGTTTTGGTATGATTAGTGAATACTGATACAGTCCCAAGTTGAGTGTGATCTTTGAGTTTCATTGGACAAATTCCTAAGATTTTACATTAACACTCACATTTGAGTTGTGTATTTGgattaaaaattatttgaaaatctACTTTCAGAACAATATTGCCGCATTTTTGTGGTGTgatttatgtaaaataaaaaggcGTTTGAATATAGAATACAataatacaatatatatatatatatatatatatatatatatatatatggagggGCTAAATTCACACCCCTCTATGTATCTTAAATTCATACTTGGTACAACTTTTGATACTAATAATATAAGTGATCAATGCTCATGGAACAAGATATTAATGTATTAGGAGCGTGGATTTAGAtagtgtgtgtctatatatatatatatatatatatgtatgtatatatagagGGAAGGTTTAAATTCATAGTGTGTATTAATTAAATGCTAATAACACAAGTCATCAAGAAATGAAAAGTGTAGATTCAAAATGAAGGGGTGTGAATTTAGCCACTCCCAAATTCAACTAATCACTTCTCAGTATATTGAAACATTTGAGACAGTGGTACATTGGAAGCACGTAAAATAGAGGTATTCTTTTTATGGACCAGTGGACggattttcaagaaaaattgaTACAATCTTACTTCCACTTCTGCTAAACAAATTCAATTTTAGAATACTTATTCTAACAATCATGTGAAATCTTAAAATGtcataaaaattaaatttcttttgaaaaaatgatataaaacaaaccaagaaattttagggttgaaaactggaaaatttgatAAATACCCACTCTGTGTGAGATGCAGTCCACATGATTGAAATTTAAGCATGGAGAAATAGATGAAtagtgaggaaacaaaatagTTAAAATAACAATTACACTGGAGTCCAGCAAGCGTGCCAAGACGAAAGCAACAATGCACAGAATGACTAAGAACAATGTAGCCGGGGAAGATCGACAGTGACGATGGAGAACCCCTTGCAACACTACTGGATCTTTCATCTTTGCATTGTCCAAATGCACCTGCAAAAATCCACCACCCTAGAGTGTTGTGTATATTGACTTAATATTAGACAATTACTTGAAGTCAGTCAAGTTTCTGATTAGCTAACATGCCCTCAAGGAAGAAGGCAGAAAAATAtgggaattaaagaaaattgaCATGAATTTGGCCATTTGACAAGGGATGGATCGCTAGGGATGAAAATTAACGGGGAAAGTTGTGGTTTTGGAGGACAAAAATTCTAAGTCTTGGAGCTTAAACGTGTTGTTATAAGTACGAGTCATGTGATaccttttcctttcttgctgTCTTTGGAAGCAATTTTGGTGTTGATCCAAGTACAGGTCTTGTGATAACTTTTTTGTCTTGTAGTTTTATCTTAGGAAGCCATGCGACTCTCGCAGGAAGTTTAGATGGTGTAAAATTCATCGGTTCAAGTGGCACTCTAAACCttacaaggaaagaaagaaagaaacaaaaaggaaaaaagtttgACTCTTGGACCGAAGTTTTCATGATTCCCTGATTAATGCACCTTAACTGTTAAACTGTGCTGGGGAAGATAGTGCAAAACTTTTATATAACTCACTTTTGGTAtgtaaatgaaaagaaaaactaagtATTTTGTTAATAAAGATCTTTTAGAGTTAACATTGGGTGTATCACTTGCCTACAATCTGGCTTTATATCTCTTGTTACAGAttgttttcaatttctttttgtgAGTTTGGAATGGTTTTGTGCAATGTTTTTAAATTCAGACCATTTACAAAACCGAATGAACTTCTGGTTCATGATCAAATCGGTTCAACCGATTTTGCCTGGTtcaaatgtttttcttttttatatttattatgtaCATTGAATGactttaaaatttgaaaaaaaattagtatgaaTTGATTCAAAAGCCCGCTTTTTAACTGATTCAACCAACTCTTGATGGAGTTTGTCTAGTTCAATTGATTTGTGGGTTGACTAGTGAATCAGACCAGTGTCATAACTGATTCACCATTCGACCAATCAAACTAACTAATTCAGTCTAATTTTCAAAACGCTAGTTTTGTGCGCTCTCATCCATtttcaaccccttccctcgtaaCATAGAATTTAAAGGACATTCTGTCTCCAATCAAATTTCAAGTACTAGTACAAttatttgtagaaatttttgaaaatctaaCATAATCTATACTACAAGAGTTTTCTAAAATAGCTAAAAAGAAATGTCAATGGTTTAAACAATATGATATATTCATCTCTTCTCTTTTATCACTCAATCTTTCAactctaccttttttttttttgcacaaaaaAATCACTTTATTTCATGAAGAATAAAGAACTAAATTGCGTACAAGGGGACAACTTCCTAATCAATTCAATGTTTGGATAGTAGATCATTGAAAATATTATATAGAATAATAATGTAGCATTTATTTATGATACGATGCATGTGGGATTGAAAAAGTTGTttggaatataaaaaggtgactGAAAAATATGTCTATAAtgtaaatagtttttttttttacaaacaaATTTCTATCAAAAtaaatgtgtttggataggagattatttgaaaatattatttagataaaaatattatttttttataatgtgatgtatgtgatataaaaagctggttgaaaatataaaaaactgATAGAAAAATATGTGTATGATGTAagcatttttttcaaataaaatttgtATCCAAAAAGCCCACTAGTGATTTTCGACCTAGTGGTAGATATCGTCACGGTTCTAGAACCATCGTTCTAGTTTAAAAATTGACAATTTCAGCTTTTTTCAAAAGTGGAACCTAACCATCACTTATAGGGATGGTTATGATTATGGTTCTTGAACCTTTAGTTCCGATTTGATTTTGGTTTCGATTTTATTCCAGTTATGGTTCCGATTTCCTTCGATTACGATTCCAATTCTTTTAGTTATACTTAAACACTTATTGTTATAAAATTGATTCTAAGAAAATATGACATtgaatgtagaaaaaaaaactttattgtattatcatatgcaaagaaaaagaaaaatgatgcaaattttatataaaaaaaatacctCATTATTGATTAGATtggattgattttggatttAGATAAGTTATAGAGTCTAGACTTACGAATAGAATGGGACAATGGGTTGTTGGATTAGAATTGGAACTGTTGGTATTAGATGTTaactattgatattgaactttAAACTGGCTAAACAGGTTTAGGTagcaaaatattttttagaTGGTTTGAACTGGTCCTAAACCGCCAGTTCCAATTCAAGTTTTTTATATTATTCTATATTACGGAGAGAGAAAGAATTTAAAAAGATTCAAAAATAATTCGAAAAGAAACCATCAAATCAAAGCATTATATACTCtgtatgaatttttttcaaGCAAATCACATATTATGACGATTCTTAGGAGGCAAAGTTTGATCTTCTGCCCCACCAGCCTTAATGCTTTGGTAGTTGGGCTGGCGGTTGGAAACGTCCGATTTAGATAGGAATAAGGAAAAGCGCGGTCCTGCACACGTCATTTACGCGTCTAAGTAACGCGTGGAATCTGCATTTAACTCGATATTTTGATAAATATCTCCTCAATATCCACAATTCCTTGTCAACTGCGTCCCAAtaccaaataatattttatttatttggaataaaaaggcttaataatatttaaaaactatttaaaaatattaattatatcaaCAAGTAAATAAATCCAATATATATTCCTCCACCTTTATATATCCGCTCCTCTGATTCTTTCGTACAATCACCGCAAACTCACGAGTTTGTTTCATCCTTTgcaagaaaaacaagaactGGTAAGCTCTCGCCCGCCTTCTCTCCACCCCTTTTATCTTCCCACACATGAAAGATAAATTTTGTTTAGATTGAATTTTTTGGAATGATCATTCAGATTGATGCTTTTGTAGTTTCTGATTaacattttgattttgaatttcatcattttttttggaTTGGTTTGGAGTTATGGGAGATGAATGGaatgtgtgtgtttttttaatTGGAATGGGGAATTGTTGAATTTTCTTGTGATGGAAATTGTTTTCCATTTTAATGTTTTGACGTATGTTACACAATTATGTGATTGTGATCGTCTGTGATTTGTGATCCAGTTGATTCTTAATGGCTGGGCAGATAATTAGCTTTAATCCGTTCTAATTGAATAGGAAAACTTTGGTTGgctttcatcttcattttgtttctcGGGGTTGTGAGGAAATGGTTTTATTGCCGGTTTAGTTGTGTGTTTCTTATGCATGTTGATCTGGTATGCGGAGGGTAGACTTGGTTTTGGGTGTTTTCAGGAAAGGCAGTATTtatcagaaaagaaaaagtgattaagcCAAAAGCTTTGCAGTtgaatttcttgttttcttaaattagtattcattttgATGAAGGGAATGATGATACGTTGGTTTGCTTGGATCCAAGCTGTAATCTGATCCCATGTGCTGAATTAACTGATTTCTAGATCAGTTATTGAGTTATCTTGAAGGCTTTTGGCGTCTGCCTTTCTTGTTATCTTTGCAttgtttgattttcctttcttcatgTTCTTGGGATATCTTTTTGGGATGTGATTTCGACTGTCCTAATCAcctttgggttccgggggggaGGGGGTATGAGACAGAGTCAGATAGATTATATTTTGTCCTTTTATCTTATTTGGAGTCTTTGATTTGTTTAATAATTGTGGTTGGATTTATATATAATAGTTAACCTTTTCTGATGCTACTGAGCATAAATCATAAAGTTTAAGGCCTTCTCCAGTCAATGCAGTGGGTTCATTGGAATATAGTGATACACTGTTGCCGACAAGTATAAACACAAATGTGTTGTCTGTTTACATTGGTGTTCTTAATTTTGTTATACCTAGATTTGATTGTACCTAAGTTATGCTTCCAATAATTTTGGCCGCAGACGCTTTTGTTTCATgacttttagaaaatattttgatgCAATATTCTTTGGTAGACAAGTCTAGGGAGCTAAAAGTTGTTCATTTGAAAAAATCTTTGTGCTGCTTCTCCATGGATGCGCCAGTGATACATGGGTCAATTGTATCGTGGCGTTGATCATTTGaggctttttttttaataatttgctCAGATGAACACTAGTATCAAttgcacttttatggatgattATGCCTGTTATTGTATTTTATATGCCTGACTGGCAGCTCTATGCTGTTGCTTTCACTCATTTTATCTTGATGGTATGCCCATCCTGTACAGTGTGCTGGAGATGCATGTGAAATGCatgtttgagttttttattcAATATGGCAGTGTTCTAGCATCAGATTAATTCTGgtgattttttttccattaaatGTCCTTCACATACTTTAGGATAACTCCTGTATGTATTCATGGGTTTATCAGACTATTAGATGTTGGTTAAATGGTTTATGTAGTTAGCAAATTGATAACATAAACATACTTCTGAAATGACTAATGTCTCTGCACCTGAGAAGTGGAGTatgttcttgatttttttttttttttgggtgatagTGAGTTCTACTTGCTGATTTTTGGCTGATACCGGCCATGATACTTTAGTAATTTCACTTAAATGCATCAGAACAGTATCTGATTTGTTATCTTTAGCAGTCTTCTTAAGACATTTATCCTTTCATTTGATTAGTGTGTGTTGTCTTCTCCTTTAGGTGCTAGAAGTTGaagtttgaagaaaaatgggagGCGGAAAGGACAAGCATGATGACCATGAGAAAGGGCTATTTTCTCATGGTCATTATCCCCCAGGTCAATATCCTCCTCCACCAGGTGCTTATCCTCCACATGGTGGTTATCCTCCAGCTCAAGGGTATCCACCAGCAGGATATCCTCCTCAGGGGTACCCACCATCTGGATACCCTCCCCAAGGCTACCCTCCATCAGGTTATGCTGGAGGACCATCAGCTCCACATCACTCAGGTAGAGTTGCTACTAAGAGTATACTCTGTTATTTTAAAGATTTTAAAGGCAGTCTTTTCCTAAATATAATGTTCCTGCCTTCTCCTGAACATTTCTAGCCCTAGGCATAAGTGTTTGGTGAGTAAAACAACAGGGAAGGGAAATAAAGAGTAACTTTAACAGATTTTTAGAAGCTAAATGGCTTATTAGTCCTGTGTTCTTTCTGCTGCCTTTGAGATGTGCTTCTGTGCAGCTTAATTTGGTAACTGACTGTTGCAGGAACTTGAATTTTGGGATTTAAGTATATCTGGACGTGCCATTTAGGCCTCTGTCAACTGAAGATTAAAGCGATTTATTGTGTTGTGTAGATCGTTAAATGCTCAAGATTGGTTTTTTCACAGTTGATGGGCCTTGAACATGACTTTCCATGGTTATCATGGTTTTACATTGAATGCTTGCTAATGATGCCTTTTTCTTGTCTGAATCGGCTGTAacttcaattttttaaaattttcagatttgctCACTTGATAGCCTTACCTGAATTGATATTTTGGAATTGGCTCTTTCTGATTTGTCTGAATTATACATCCAACCAGTAATTTGTCcaaaatcttttttttattttacattttttttttccaaatttgagATGGAAAAGTCTGGAGGGAGTGGTTATATATTACGTTCTACTCTGAACTATAttttctgtgtgtgtgtgtgtatgacGGGCAAGCTTCCTACTGGGTgcattaaaaaaataacaaaataaaaaaggcCTCCTAGGgggtgaatttttattttatgcttATGTATGTCTAAGCTTGACTAGGTTCCACAGAATGTCCATAAAAAAGAGATGATGAGAAGTTTTTGGCTAGGCTTAGGTACGTGTAATGAACTTCTCTGATGATCAATGCTGTGCATTTTTGCAAGTAGACTAACGGCATGTTTTAGGCAAGTAATATATTTGTTCACTAGGATACTGAAAGCTTTAAGTGCCGGACATTGTCAAGGTTTTTCTCTACAAAGATGGAAAGTTGCTTCATTTCCTATTCCATGTTGTAGCCAACTTGTTTTCTCATGTGCTTTCAGGGCATGGACCTGGCATGGGGGCATTGCTTGCTGGAGGTGCTGCAGCTGCAGCAGCAGCTTATGGCGCGTCTCATCTGGCCCATGGTTCTCATATGGGGCATGGTGGACATGGTGGCTACGCACATGGCGGCCATGTTCCTGGGGGTCACTATGGACATGGAAAATTCAAGCATGGCAAGCATGGAAAGCATGGAATGTTTGGCCATGGAAAATTCAAGCATGGCAAGCATGGAAAGCATGGAATGTTCGGAGGAGGGAAGTTCAAGAAGTGGAAGTAAGTCTGATCGTGTAATTGGGCTTATAGATTCTGATTGCCTTCTGTAATCTTTAGTTTTGCAAATAAATGGACAAATGATGCATCCTGGCACATGTGCATGCTTAGGTGCATCTTACCGTGTTTCTTAAAGTATAATATGCTTTTGTTAGCTTCAATGTCTAATTAATGGGAGCTAACCTGTCCTCCTTTAACAGATTTGAGTACATTAGATAAATAGTAGTCTGAATTATTAGCTACATCTTGTGTTTCATTCTACATCCAAGTTACAGTAACAGAGGGCTTGTGGATGGTGTAAATGTATCATCATTTGTTTCATGCGTACGATTTCCTTGCACCTTTGTTTTGGTACGTGGTTTGTATATAATACGCTACGAAAAAGAAAACCTTCTTGTTATTCTGTTTCATTTGATTTGTTGGAAACAATCTAAAGTTATGCGCAAAGGCAAAATAGAGGCAAACATCAGTTAGGCAAGGTGAAGCATTCCGGGATAACTAATATCAATACCAAGAAGTACCATTGGCTTGGTAACTGAGTATTAATGACATTGAATGGGAAGCTAGCTTCCCTTTGTGGTTAACATGCTACACAGAAAGAGTTGAGGGTAGGTGTGTTTTTTGTAATTAGCTCTTGTATTATCAAGTGTTAATATCTATAAAATGTTGACGGAAAAAGTTTGCAGAGTAAAAATAGCAAATGTTAACTATTTAAAGTAATAATGAATATATAATAATGGTTTTTAAACTGAAGTTTCCTGACAAAAACCAATTTCACAAAATGCAGTGCCCATGAAAACCAATGGTTTGAAATATGAATGGTTAATTGAATCGGTGAAGTGATCGGATCATGGTTTGATCGGTCGAACCGGTCCGATGCATAGAATAAGAAATTTCATGGGCTAATTCAAGACATCAATTAACAAAAAGTCAAATATTTCCAAATAACTTGACTTtcatatattaaaattttaaattgtaaaatcaaataaataattgATCTCAAGTGCACCTATCaaaaaaataatcttaaatctTACCCAAAAACACCACCATTTTCTGAGTTTAAACAAAATCCAATAAAACTCAAAAATACTAAAACCCCAAGAACATAATAGTAACATTAAAGTTATCCAAATTACATGTCCAATTGTCTTGAGTACTAGAACCAACAAAGAACAATATAAAAGCTCCAAAAGCTCCCACTTAAGTATTTATCCTACAATGGCAATAAAATGCACACAATTACAGTAATAATTATCCTACAAAACCAAATAAATTTCTCTCTTTTTATTGCAGTGACATATATACGTAGCAATGCACTAGTTATACAAATTAATGCACTGAAAAAGTGTGCATTCTTAGTTAATTAGAcccttatttctttttttctttaaagaaaaatggtAAGATATTGGAAAATCCACTAAGTAGCGTCCCCAGCCAGCATGTTTGTCGGTCTCGGCTTCATTAAATATTATTGTTCTTGAATACTCCTAATGGATAAGAGCAGTCCgaataaattatttattttagtgcAAAGTACTTCAAGAATTTTTCAGTTACATAATCTACAGAAGTGAAGTACATATACAATACCACAAATAGGAATTGAATCCTGAGCTTTTCGACAGAATAGTTCATGAAGTTCATTAGCTTTCTGCAATGATTTTCTCACACGGCACTCAAATTCTCTACCGaccaaaaaatgagaaaaaaaatctgaaatagGCAAAGTGCCCTTCAAGGAAAAATCGAacaataaaagtaaaaattgcAAACCTCAAGAATCATACAAATTGTCAAACACCAAGTAATAaacgaaaaaaaatgaaagaaaaggtgAAACTGACATGGATAATGTCTTGAGAGTTGAGACTTGTGAGATTAATCCAATCttttgcaagaaaaaaaaatagagaattgAAGTTGAGAAGCTCCATAGTTAGGAAGCCGATGCCATAGAGAATTCGGATTGTTGATTTgaaacaagaagaaagagaatTGGAGAAGAGATTAAgggtttggattgctatttttagaagctttttttttaaaaaaaaattgtactgTAATTATTTGATGTgcatgagataaaaaaaatgattgaaaaatgtgtttatggaaaatataaattctttttatataaaaaattgcaatccaaagaAGGAGTCTTTAGAAATTAAGGTTAAAAAGAAAAGTTAGACAAAtaagttttcatttttcaagACTTTAA
Coding sequences within it:
- the LOC113707250 gene encoding uncharacterized protein; the encoded protein is MGGGKDKHDDHEKGLFSHGHYPPGQYPPPPGAYPPHGGYPPAQGYPPAGYPPQGYPPSGYPPQGYPPSGYAGGPSAPHHSGHGPGMGALLAGGAAAAAAAYGASHLAHGSHMGHGGHGGYAHGGHVPGGHYGHGKFKHGKHGKHGMFGHGKFKHGKHGKHGMFGGGKFKKWK